One genomic region from Mesorhizobium terrae encodes:
- a CDS encoding NAD(P)/FAD-dependent oxidoreductase — MPYQSPISPGRSWYEDTVGARPEYPSLDGDRQADVVIVGGGFTGLSAAVHLAKAGTNVVLIESHRFGDGASGRNGGQMGTGQRAWAEELEDDYGLTRAKALFDLAEEAKTHLHDFSAANGIDIDYMPGQISVAHKQRYVDDYKAHADIMATRFNYPHITFMDARETAERLGSTHYYGGARDTGTGHIHPLKLVIGTARVAAAAGAHIFEKTPATGLTTQGGKVKVTTQRGTITADKCLIATNAYGGTLEPMSAAHIMPIGSFIGATVPLGDASKVLPGGESVDDSRFVVRYFRKSRDGRLLFGGREIYAVNDPKDIHIHIRKQISEIYPQLKDVEITHGWGGYVGITVPRKPFVREVMPNVISVGGYSGHGVMLSNFFGKLYAETVSGNRDRLKLIEELKIPPFPGGRRFRAPMLFLALNWFALRDRI; from the coding sequence ATGCCCTACCAATCCCCCATCTCCCCCGGCCGTTCCTGGTATGAAGACACCGTCGGCGCGCGGCCAGAATATCCCTCGCTCGACGGCGACCGGCAGGCCGATGTCGTCATCGTCGGCGGCGGCTTCACCGGGCTGTCGGCGGCGGTGCACCTGGCCAAGGCCGGCACCAATGTCGTCCTGATCGAAAGCCATCGTTTTGGCGACGGTGCTTCGGGCCGCAATGGCGGCCAGATGGGCACCGGCCAGCGCGCCTGGGCCGAGGAACTCGAGGATGATTACGGCCTCACCCGCGCCAAGGCACTGTTCGACCTGGCCGAGGAGGCGAAAACACATCTTCACGACTTCTCGGCCGCCAATGGCATCGACATCGACTACATGCCCGGCCAGATCTCGGTGGCGCACAAACAGCGCTATGTCGACGACTACAAGGCGCATGCCGACATCATGGCGACGCGCTTCAACTATCCGCACATCACCTTCATGGATGCGCGCGAAACGGCGGAGCGGCTGGGCTCGACGCATTATTACGGCGGCGCCCGCGACACCGGCACCGGCCATATCCATCCGCTGAAGCTGGTGATCGGCACGGCGCGCGTGGCGGCCGCGGCGGGCGCGCATATCTTCGAGAAGACGCCGGCGACCGGCCTCACCACGCAAGGCGGCAAGGTCAAGGTGACGACGCAACGCGGCACGATCACCGCCGACAAGTGCCTGATCGCCACCAATGCCTATGGCGGCACGCTGGAACCGATGAGTGCGGCGCATATCATGCCGATCGGCTCCTTCATCGGCGCCACCGTGCCGCTCGGCGATGCGTCGAAAGTGTTGCCCGGCGGCGAATCCGTCGACGATTCCCGCTTCGTGGTGCGCTATTTCCGCAAATCCAGGGATGGCCGGCTGTTGTTCGGCGGCCGCGAAATCTACGCGGTCAACGACCCCAAGGACATCCACATCCATATCCGCAAGCAGATCAGCGAAATCTATCCGCAGCTGAAGGATGTCGAGATCACCCATGGCTGGGGCGGTTATGTCGGCATCACCGTGCCGCGAAAGCCGTTCGTGCGCGAGGTGATGCCGAATGTCATCTCCGTCGGCGGCTATTCCGGTCACGGCGTGATGTTGTCCAACTTCTTCGGCAAGCTTTACGCCGAGACGGTGTCGGGCAACCGCGACCGGCTGAAGCTGATCGAGGAGCTGAAGATACCGCCCTTCCCCGGCGGTCGCCGCTTCCGCGCGCCGATGCTGTTCCTGGCGCTCAACTGGTTCGCGCTGCGGGACCGGATCTGA
- a CDS encoding sensor histidine kinase, with amino-acid sequence MRKPRPRSLQWVLVRRLIILQAVMLVVFLGLITLVFFVAQPRLVVDNEAAALVVGEALGRDAAGQLVLRDTEELTNFRKSFPNMWFVARDEKGGVLKQGNVPAVYASGGDGLLKSVDRAALTFAQLDLRPAASYANLETSAGRVGVLASTMSSREENTGVEANIDLQIDLARNPDGTTNWVRVGPILVILTIIMLLPIIIVMGVTTLVTTPAVVRRSLAGLVATAREAGNIDIDNRAVQLPTERVPQEVAPLVQAFNRALARLGEGYDKRNRFLTDAAHELRTPIAILRTRAELLREDPESRRLQKDIERLSHLAQQLLDHAAGPREVVDLVELARTLAADFAPLALEAGYDLSFEPAGRPVLVDIRSQQVERAVANLLRNAIEHGGGSGTITVLVDGEGGLEIHDEGPGIPLEERERVFEPFYRLRPRSSGAGLGLNLAREIARLHGGRIDILNGRWNGTHIRLQLPLAETPAKKIRSGPAARTS; translated from the coding sequence ATGAGAAAGCCGCGTCCACGTTCGCTGCAATGGGTGCTGGTGCGCCGCCTGATCATACTGCAGGCGGTCATGCTGGTTGTCTTCCTCGGCTTGATCACGCTGGTGTTCTTCGTCGCGCAGCCGCGCCTGGTGGTCGATAATGAGGCAGCCGCCCTTGTCGTGGGAGAAGCGCTGGGCCGCGACGCGGCCGGCCAGCTCGTTCTGCGCGACACGGAAGAACTCACCAATTTCCGCAAGAGCTTTCCGAACATGTGGTTCGTTGCACGCGACGAAAAAGGCGGAGTGCTGAAACAGGGCAATGTGCCTGCCGTCTATGCCAGCGGCGGCGACGGCCTGCTCAAAAGTGTCGACCGTGCGGCCTTGACCTTCGCGCAGCTGGATTTGCGGCCTGCCGCTTCCTACGCCAATCTGGAAACGTCGGCCGGCCGTGTCGGCGTACTCGCCTCCACCATGTCGTCGCGCGAGGAAAACACCGGCGTCGAAGCCAATATCGATCTGCAGATCGATCTCGCCCGCAATCCGGACGGCACCACCAATTGGGTGCGGGTCGGCCCGATCCTGGTCATCCTCACCATCATCATGCTTTTGCCGATCATCATCGTGATGGGCGTCACCACGCTGGTAACGACACCGGCCGTGGTGCGCCGCTCGCTGGCCGGCCTCGTCGCCACCGCCAGGGAAGCCGGCAACATCGACATCGACAACCGCGCCGTGCAATTGCCGACCGAGCGCGTGCCACAGGAGGTGGCGCCGCTGGTGCAGGCCTTCAATCGCGCGCTGGCTCGTCTCGGCGAAGGTTACGATAAGCGTAACCGTTTCCTTACGGATGCCGCGCATGAACTGCGCACGCCGATCGCCATCCTGCGCACGCGTGCCGAATTGCTGCGCGAGGATCCCGAGAGCCGGCGCCTGCAGAAGGACATCGAGCGCCTGTCGCATCTGGCGCAGCAATTGCTCGACCACGCCGCCGGTCCGCGCGAGGTGGTCGATCTGGTGGAACTGGCCAGAACGCTGGCCGCCGATTTCGCGCCGCTGGCGCTGGAGGCCGGCTATGACCTCTCTTTCGAGCCGGCCGGGCGCCCGGTGCTGGTCGATATCCGCTCGCAGCAAGTCGAGCGGGCCGTCGCCAATCTGCTGCGCAACGCCATCGAGCATGGCGGCGGCTCGGGCACCATCACCGTGTTGGTCGACGGCGAGGGCGGCCTGGAAATCCACGACGAGGGCCCGGGGATCCCGCTGGAGGAACGCGAGCGCGTGTTCGAGCCGTTCTACCGGCTGCGTCCGCGCTCCAGCGGCGCCGGGCTCGGCCTCAATCTCGCCCGCGAGATCGCACGCCTGCATGGCGGCCGTATCGATATCTTGAACGGACGCTGGAACGGCACGCATATCCGCCTGCAACTGCCGCTGGCGGAGACCCCGGCCAAAAAAATCAGATCCGGTCCCGCAGCGCGAACCAGTTGA
- a CDS encoding response regulator transcription factor translates to MRILLLEDEPEMASVLKTALERRHVIVDHVSTIADAEAAAAFGPYDALVLDRRLPDGEGLDLIPKLRASRIEAPVLMLTALGGVDDRVAGLDSGADDYLAKPFSVEELMARLRALQRRPAALRSDLTVVGRLTYDFRHREALVGDKPLDLLRREQLALEALIRRPGRAVLRSTLEESVYAMDDEIGSNALDSHLSRLRRKLDEVDAGVEIRAIRNLGYLLRAVA, encoded by the coding sequence ATGCGTATCCTGCTGCTCGAGGACGAGCCGGAGATGGCCTCGGTGCTGAAGACCGCGCTGGAGCGCCGTCACGTCATTGTCGATCACGTTTCGACCATCGCCGATGCCGAGGCGGCGGCCGCTTTCGGCCCCTATGATGCGCTGGTGCTCGACCGCCGTTTGCCTGACGGCGAGGGGCTCGACCTCATTCCGAAGCTACGCGCCAGCCGCATCGAGGCGCCGGTGCTGATGCTGACGGCACTGGGCGGCGTCGACGACCGCGTCGCCGGCCTCGACTCTGGCGCCGACGACTATCTGGCCAAGCCCTTCTCGGTGGAAGAGTTGATGGCGCGCCTGCGTGCCTTGCAACGGCGGCCGGCGGCGCTGCGCTCCGACCTCACGGTGGTCGGCCGGCTCACCTATGATTTCCGCCATCGCGAAGCGCTTGTCGGCGATAAGCCGCTTGACCTTCTGCGCCGCGAGCAACTGGCGCTGGAGGCGCTGATCCGCCGGCCGGGCCGCGCCGTGCTGCGCTCCACGCTGGAGGAATCGGTCTACGCCATGGATGACGAGATCGGCTCCAACGCGTTGGATTCGCACCTGTCCAGGCTGCGGCGCAAGCTCGACGAGGTCGATGCCGGCGTCGAGATCCGGGCGATCCGCAACCTCGGTTATCTGCTGCGCGCCGTCGCATGA
- a CDS encoding SH3 domain-containing protein: MKGPLGFGGPKQHRISMQFGYNTKPSFWQQLQTNSHLVIAAVGTAALLGVAGIALWLALPTGERQAFAEAKHPPATEAPAPQAKTVQVAGQTPAATPAVADAKPQPAQTLVAVNQPASTEPSAVNSNGTSAPQSAAAIQEAAKAVVVAKPGDANPDDASADDEAATDDTTQSAYAETNKAPSPTEAVIAKPPVPHAKPDKALTAGIPPADETQDTQEAAPADAKQAKATGNGTTLRAVTMRSGPKKGADAIATVPGKAAVEVISCTKAKWCEIVYQNKRGWVYQGFLNRG, translated from the coding sequence TTGAAAGGGCCGCTCGGTTTCGGCGGGCCCAAGCAGCATCGCATTTCGATGCAGTTCGGCTACAACACCAAGCCGTCTTTCTGGCAGCAGCTACAGACGAATTCGCATCTGGTGATCGCCGCGGTCGGTACCGCCGCGTTGCTCGGCGTCGCCGGCATCGCCTTGTGGCTGGCGCTGCCGACCGGCGAGCGCCAGGCTTTCGCCGAAGCCAAGCATCCGCCGGCCACCGAAGCGCCGGCGCCGCAGGCCAAGACGGTGCAGGTCGCCGGACAGACGCCCGCCGCCACGCCTGCCGTGGCCGATGCAAAGCCGCAACCCGCCCAGACGCTTGTCGCGGTCAACCAGCCTGCCTCCACCGAGCCGAGCGCTGTGAATTCCAACGGCACGTCGGCCCCGCAGTCGGCCGCCGCGATCCAGGAAGCCGCCAAGGCGGTAGTCGTCGCCAAGCCGGGCGATGCCAATCCCGACGATGCCAGCGCGGACGACGAGGCAGCTACGGACGACACGACGCAGAGCGCCTATGCGGAGACGAACAAGGCCCCGTCGCCCACGGAAGCCGTCATCGCCAAGCCGCCAGTGCCACACGCCAAGCCCGACAAGGCGCTGACCGCAGGCATTCCGCCAGCGGATGAAACGCAGGATACGCAAGAGGCGGCACCCGCCGATGCCAAGCAAGCCAAGGCAACCGGCAACGGCACCACCTTGCGCGCCGTCACCATGCGTTCGGGCCCGAAAAAGGGCGCCGACGCCATCGCGACCGTGCCCGGCAAGGCAGCCGTCGAGGTGATTTCCTGCACCAAGGCCAAATGGTGCGAGATCGTCTACCAGAACAAGCGCGGCTGGGTTTACCAGGGCTTCCTCAACCGCGGGTGA
- a CDS encoding SDR family oxidoreductase gives MRLKDKVAIVTGAASGFGEGMAKRFAEEGARVVVADLNAKGAERVADEIGPSAIAVASDVSSRSEVEEMVYAAKNTFGRVDIMINNAGYTHRNGDMLAVDEATFDLITAVNMKAIYHSALAVVPIMERQGGGVILNTASTAGLRPRPGLTWYNASKGWAITATKSMAVELAPKNIRVNCLCPVAGETGMLAQFMGEDTPELRAKFRASIPLGRLSTPLDIANAALWLASDEAAFITGVALEVDGGRCI, from the coding sequence ATGCGCTTGAAGGATAAGGTCGCGATTGTCACGGGCGCCGCGTCGGGGTTCGGCGAGGGCATGGCCAAACGCTTCGCGGAGGAGGGGGCCAGGGTGGTGGTGGCGGACCTCAATGCCAAGGGTGCGGAGCGCGTCGCCGACGAGATCGGTCCGTCGGCGATTGCCGTGGCCAGCGACGTTTCAAGCCGCTCGGAAGTCGAAGAGATGGTCTATGCGGCCAAGAACACTTTCGGCCGCGTCGACATCATGATCAACAATGCCGGCTACACCCATCGCAATGGCGACATGCTGGCGGTGGACGAGGCGACCTTCGACCTGATCACCGCCGTCAACATGAAGGCGATCTATCATTCCGCGCTGGCGGTGGTGCCGATCATGGAGCGGCAGGGCGGCGGCGTCATCTTGAACACCGCCTCGACCGCCGGCCTGCGCCCGCGCCCGGGGTTGACCTGGTACAACGCCTCGAAGGGCTGGGCGATCACCGCCACCAAATCGATGGCGGTGGAACTCGCGCCAAAGAACATCCGCGTCAATTGCCTCTGCCCCGTCGCCGGCGAAACCGGAATGCTTGCCCAGTTCATGGGCGAGGACACGCCCGAGCTGCGCGCGAAATTCCGCGCCTCCATCCCGCTCGGTCGCCTGTCGACCCCGCTCGACATCGCCAATGCGGCGCTGTGGCTGGCCTCCGACGAAGCCGCCTTCATCACCGGCGTGGCGCTGGAGGTGGATGGAGGGCGGTGTATTTGA
- a CDS encoding aldehyde dehydrogenase family protein, with translation MDGHLSSTVAEGRSFRQIIGGKQVDAVSGLRIDVACPSDGQVFASIPASGQADVDLAVASARHAFEHGPWAKMPAVERGRCLTRLCHLVEKHSAELAALESRDTGKPARQGKADVAATMRYYEFYGGAADKIHGDTIPFLDGYTALTLREPHGVVAGIIPWNYPLQILARVAGAALAMGNTLVVKPAEDASLTTIRMAELALEAGIPAGVFNVITGYGREAGALLSGHRDVDYVTFTGSPATGTSIQQAAAINNRGVTMELGGKSPQMVFADADLEKAVPVLVNAIIQNGGQTCSAGSRVLVEWPVYDEVAKALAERFAKLVAGPHDADLDLGALINPRQQARVAGMVADAEKAGITVLARGSVHKDAPASGYYFAPALFGSVDPAAAIAQEEVFGPVLTLFAFDGEDEAVKLANGTEFGLVAGIWTKDGARQHRLAKRVRSGQVFVNGYGAGGGIELPFGGFKRSGHGREKGFEALYDMSATKTVVFNHG, from the coding sequence ATGGACGGACATCTTTCGAGCACGGTGGCGGAAGGCCGCAGCTTCCGCCAGATCATCGGCGGCAAGCAGGTGGACGCCGTTTCCGGCCTGCGCATCGATGTCGCCTGCCCCTCGGACGGCCAGGTTTTCGCCTCCATCCCCGCCTCCGGCCAGGCCGATGTCGATCTGGCCGTCGCCAGTGCCCGCCATGCCTTCGAGCACGGCCCTTGGGCGAAAATGCCGGCGGTGGAACGCGGCCGCTGCCTGACCAGGCTGTGCCATCTGGTCGAGAAGCACAGCGCCGAACTCGCCGCGCTGGAATCGCGCGACACCGGCAAGCCGGCGCGGCAGGGCAAGGCCGACGTCGCCGCCACCATGCGTTATTACGAATTCTACGGCGGCGCCGCCGACAAGATCCATGGCGACACCATTCCTTTCCTCGATGGTTACACCGCGCTTACATTGCGCGAGCCGCATGGCGTCGTCGCCGGCATCATCCCCTGGAACTACCCGCTGCAGATCCTGGCGCGGGTGGCCGGCGCAGCGCTCGCCATGGGCAATACGCTGGTGGTGAAACCGGCCGAGGATGCCTCGCTCACCACCATCCGCATGGCGGAACTGGCGCTGGAAGCCGGCATCCCGGCGGGCGTCTTCAACGTCATCACCGGTTATGGCCGCGAGGCCGGCGCGCTGTTGTCGGGCCATCGCGACGTCGACTACGTCACCTTCACCGGCTCGCCGGCCACAGGCACGTCGATCCAGCAGGCGGCGGCCATCAACAATCGCGGCGTCACCATGGAACTCGGCGGCAAGTCGCCGCAGATGGTGTTCGCCGACGCCGATCTGGAAAAGGCGGTGCCGGTGCTGGTCAACGCCATCATCCAGAATGGCGGTCAGACCTGCTCGGCCGGCAGCCGCGTTCTGGTCGAATGGCCCGTCTACGACGAGGTCGCCAAGGCATTGGCCGAGCGTTTCGCCAAACTGGTCGCCGGTCCGCACGATGCCGATCTCGACCTTGGCGCGCTGATCAATCCACGCCAGCAGGCGCGGGTCGCCGGCATGGTGGCCGACGCCGAGAAGGCAGGCATAACCGTTCTGGCGCGCGGTTCGGTGCACAAGGATGCCCCGGCCAGCGGCTATTATTTCGCCCCGGCGCTGTTTGGATCGGTCGACCCCGCTGCAGCAATCGCGCAGGAAGAGGTGTTTGGCCCGGTGCTGACGCTGTTTGCCTTCGACGGCGAGGACGAGGCGGTCAAGCTCGCCAACGGCACCGAATTCGGCCTCGTCGCCGGCATCTGGACAAAGGATGGCGCCCGCCAGCACCGGTTGGCCAAGCGCGTGCGTTCCGGCCAAGTGTTCGTCAACGGTTACGGAGCCGGTGGCGGCATCGAACTGCCCTTCGGCGGCTTCAAGCGTTCCGGCCACGGCCGCGAGAAGGGTTTCGAGGCGCTCTACGACATGTCGGCGACAAAGACGGTCGTCTTCAATCATGGCTGA
- the zwf gene encoding glucose-6-phosphate dehydrogenase: MTRQIIPVDPFDFIIFGGTGDLSERKLLPALYYRQRDHQFSEPTRIIGTSRTKMSDEEFRTFARKAIASHVAAADVDEKELEKFLARLSYVPADATTGTGFDALKKAIGASTAIRAFYMAVSPSLFGSISDQLKKHELITPASRIVVEKPIGRDLASAQALNDLVGDDFHESQIFRIDHYLGKETVQNLMALRFANALYEPLWNSAHIDHVQITVAETVGLEDRVTYYDKAGALRDMVQNHMLQLLCLVAMEAPSSMDADAVRDEKLKVLRALKRINGTEAPKHTVRGQYRAGASAGGPVKGYVEELGSESNTETFVAIKAEIANWRWAGVPFYLRTGKRLAARVSEIVIEFKPIPHSIFNGDSAGPIFANQLVIRLQPDEGVKQYIMIKDPGPGGMRLRQISLDMSFAQQFQSRAPDAYERLIMDVIRGNQTLFMRRDEVEAAWKWIDPIQNAWENAKQDAQGYTAGTWGPSASIALIERDGRTWHESN; this comes from the coding sequence ATGACAAGGCAGATCATCCCCGTCGACCCGTTCGACTTCATCATTTTCGGCGGCACGGGCGACCTTTCCGAGCGCAAGCTGTTGCCGGCGCTCTATTATCGCCAGCGCGACCATCAGTTTTCCGAGCCGACCCGCATCATCGGCACCTCGCGCACCAAGATGAGCGACGAGGAATTCCGCACCTTCGCCCGCAAGGCCATCGCCAGCCATGTCGCCGCCGCCGATGTCGACGAGAAGGAGCTGGAGAAGTTCCTGGCACGGCTTTCCTATGTGCCGGCCGACGCCACCACCGGCACCGGTTTCGACGCGCTGAAGAAGGCGATCGGCGCCTCCACGGCGATCCGCGCCTTCTACATGGCCGTGTCGCCGTCGCTGTTCGGTTCCATTTCCGACCAGCTCAAGAAACATGAGTTGATCACGCCGGCTTCCCGCATCGTTGTGGAAAAGCCGATCGGCCGCGACCTCGCTTCGGCGCAGGCGCTGAACGATCTGGTCGGCGACGATTTCCACGAAAGCCAGATCTTCCGCATCGACCATTATCTCGGCAAGGAGACGGTGCAGAACCTGATGGCGCTGCGCTTTGCCAACGCGCTCTACGAGCCGTTGTGGAATTCGGCGCATATCGACCATGTGCAGATCACGGTCGCCGAAACCGTCGGCCTGGAAGACCGCGTCACCTATTACGACAAGGCCGGCGCCCTGCGCGACATGGTGCAGAACCACATGCTGCAGCTGCTGTGCCTCGTCGCCATGGAAGCGCCGTCGTCGATGGATGCGGATGCCGTGCGCGACGAGAAACTCAAGGTGCTGCGTGCATTGAAGCGCATCAATGGCACCGAGGCGCCGAAACACACGGTGCGCGGCCAGTATCGCGCGGGCGCTTCCGCCGGCGGGCCGGTCAAGGGTTACGTCGAGGAACTCGGCTCGGAGAGCAACACCGAAACCTTCGTCGCCATCAAGGCCGAGATCGCCAACTGGCGCTGGGCCGGCGTGCCTTTCTACCTGCGCACCGGCAAACGGCTGGCGGCGCGCGTTTCCGAGATCGTCATCGAGTTCAAGCCGATCCCGCACTCGATCTTCAACGGCGACAGCGCCGGGCCGATCTTCGCCAACCAGCTGGTCATCCGCCTGCAGCCGGACGAAGGCGTCAAACAATACATCATGATCAAGGACCCGGGCCCGGGCGGCATGCGGCTGCGCCAGATTTCGCTCGACATGAGCTTCGCGCAGCAGTTCCAAAGCCGCGCGCCGGACGCCTATGAGCGCCTGATCATGGACGTGATCCGCGGCAACCAGACGCTGTTCATGCGCCGCGACGAGGTCGAGGCGGCATGGAAGTGGATCGACCCGATCCAGAACGCCTGGGAAAACGCCAAGCAGGACGCCCAGGGTTATACCGCCGGCACCTGGGGACCGTCGGCCTCGATCGCGCTGATCGAGCGCGACGGCCGCACCTGGCACGAGAGCAACTGA
- the pgl gene encoding 6-phosphogluconolactonase encodes MAREQLIAMAYHWNEFDDRAALAFALSGKVAALLARSVERRGTALLAVSGGTTPAKFFAALSREQIAWNKVIVTLIDERFVPASSPRSNAGLVAANLLQNAAAAARFVPLYHEAASIEDAARADNEELKALPWPLDVAILGMGGDGHTASFFPDADTLPTLLDPASPRIVLPVHAVSAGEPRLTLSAARILEADFVAVHIEGAEKRAAFDEAMGPGPKKPIRAVLDAAPVPAEIYWAP; translated from the coding sequence CTGGCACGAGAGCAACTGATAGCCATGGCTTACCATTGGAACGAATTCGACGACCGCGCGGCCCTGGCTTTCGCGCTTTCCGGCAAGGTTGCCGCCCTGCTCGCCCGGTCGGTCGAACGGCGTGGCACCGCCTTGCTGGCCGTTTCCGGCGGCACGACGCCGGCGAAGTTCTTCGCCGCACTGTCGCGGGAACAGATCGCCTGGAACAAGGTCATCGTGACGCTGATCGACGAACGCTTCGTGCCGGCCTCCTCGCCGCGCTCGAATGCCGGGCTGGTGGCGGCGAACCTCTTGCAGAACGCGGCAGCCGCCGCGCGTTTCGTGCCGCTCTATCATGAGGCGGCCAGCATCGAGGATGCCGCGCGTGCCGACAATGAGGAGCTGAAGGCGCTGCCCTGGCCGCTCGACGTCGCCATTCTCGGCATGGGCGGCGATGGCCATACCGCATCCTTCTTCCCCGACGCCGACACGCTGCCGACGCTGCTCGATCCCGCCTCGCCGCGCATCGTGCTGCCGGTGCATGCGGTGAGCGCCGGCGAGCCGAGGCTGACGCTTTCGGCGGCGCGCATCCTGGAAGCGGATTTCGTCGCCGTGCACATCGAGGGCGCCGAAAAGCGCGCTGCCTTCGACGAGGCGATGGGACCCGGCCCGAAAAAGCCGATCCGCGCGGTGCTCGACGCCGCCCCCGTGCCCGCGGAGATCTACTGGGCGCCGTAA
- the edd gene encoding phosphogluconate dehydratase: protein MTARKDIEAITQRIRERSRASRDIYLSRIGEASGRAANRAVLSCGNLAHGFAVCSPSEKVALGADRVPNLGIITSYNDMLSAHQPFETFPQLIKQAAAEAGGIAQVAGGVPAMCDGVTQGQPGMELSLFSRDVIAMAAAIGLSHNMFDAAVYLGVCDKIVPGLVIAALTFGHLPAVFIPAGPMTSGIPNDEKARVRQLYAEGKCGRAELLEAESKSYHGPGTCTFYGTANSNQMLMEIMGLHTPGASFVNPGTPLRDALTREAAKRALSLTAMGNAYTPVGRMIDERSFVNGVVGLHATGGSTNHTIHLIAMAAAAGIKLTWQDISDLSEAVPLLARVYPNGLSDVNHFHAAGGLGFMIRELLDAGLLHEDVQTVWGEGLRPYAVEAKLGADGQVVREAAPATSGDAKVLAPVKQAFQPTGGLKVLSGNLGHAIIKTSAVKPERRVIEAPAKVFHSQQGLSDAFKAGELTGDFIAVIRFQGPKANGMPELHKLTTVLGILQDRGQRVALVTDGRMSGASGKVPAAIHVTPEALEDGPIARVHDGDIVRLDADAGTLEVLVEAGEFAVRPAASADLSEHEFGLGRELFAGFRQMATRADHGASAFG from the coding sequence ATGACCGCCAGGAAAGACATCGAAGCCATCACCCAGCGGATTCGCGAGCGCTCGCGCGCCAGCCGCGACATCTATCTTAGCCGCATCGGCGAAGCCTCCGGCCGCGCCGCCAACCGGGCCGTGCTGTCCTGCGGCAACCTTGCCCACGGCTTTGCCGTCTGCAGCCCTTCGGAAAAGGTGGCGCTCGGCGCCGACCGCGTGCCGAACCTCGGCATCATCACCTCCTACAACGACATGCTGTCGGCGCATCAGCCGTTCGAGACCTTCCCGCAGCTGATCAAGCAGGCGGCGGCGGAAGCCGGCGGCATCGCGCAGGTGGCGGGTGGCGTGCCGGCGATGTGCGACGGCGTCACCCAGGGCCAGCCCGGCATGGAACTGTCGCTGTTCTCGCGCGACGTCATCGCCATGGCGGCGGCCATCGGGCTTTCGCACAACATGTTCGACGCCGCCGTCTATCTCGGCGTCTGCGACAAGATCGTGCCGGGGCTGGTGATCGCGGCACTCACCTTCGGCCATCTGCCGGCGGTGTTCATTCCCGCCGGGCCGATGACCTCCGGCATTCCCAATGACGAGAAGGCGCGCGTGCGCCAGCTCTACGCCGAGGGCAAATGCGGCCGCGCCGAACTGCTCGAAGCCGAATCCAAATCCTATCACGGCCCCGGCACCTGCACCTTCTACGGCACCGCCAACTCCAACCAGATGCTGATGGAGATCATGGGCCTGCACACGCCGGGCGCTTCCTTCGTCAATCCCGGCACGCCGCTGCGCGACGCGCTGACCCGCGAAGCCGCCAAGCGCGCGCTCAGCCTCACCGCCATGGGCAATGCCTATACGCCGGTCGGGCGCATGATCGACGAGCGCTCCTTCGTCAACGGCGTCGTCGGCCTGCACGCCACCGGCGGCTCGACCAACCACACCATCCATCTGATCGCGATGGCGGCGGCGGCCGGCATCAAGCTGACCTGGCAGGATATTTCCGATCTCTCGGAAGCCGTGCCGCTTTTGGCGCGCGTCTATCCGAACGGGCTCTCCGACGTGAACCATTTCCACGCCGCTGGCGGTCTTGGCTTCATGATCCGCGAGTTGCTCGACGCCGGCCTGCTGCACGAGGACGTGCAGACGGTGTGGGGCGAGGGCCTGCGTCCCTATGCGGTCGAGGCCAAGCTTGGCGCCGACGGCCAGGTGGTGCGCGAGGCGGCGCCCGCAACAAGCGGCGACGCAAAGGTGCTTGCGCCGGTGAAGCAGGCTTTCCAGCCGACCGGCGGCCTCAAGGTGCTGAGCGGCAATCTCGGCCACGCCATCATCAAGACCTCGGCGGTGAAGCCGGAGCGGCGCGTCATCGAGGCGCCGGCGAAAGTGTTCCACAGCCAGCAGGGGCTGAGCGATGCCTTCAAGGCCGGCGAACTGACCGGCGATTTCATCGCCGTCATCCGCTTCCAGGGGCCGAAGGCCAATGGCATGCCGGAACTGCACAAGCTGACGACGGTGCTGGGCATCCTGCAGGATCGCGGCCAGCGCGTGGCGCTGGTGACCGACGGGCGCATGTCGGGTGCCTCCGGCAAGGTGCCGGCGGCGATCCATGTGACGCCGGAAGCGCTGGAAGACGGTCCGATCGCGCGCGTGCACGATGGCGACATCGTCCGTCTCGACGCCGATGCCGGCACGCTGGAAGTGCTGGTGGAGGCCGGTGAATTCGCGGTGCGGCCGGCCGCTTCAGCCGACCTGTCGGAGCACGAGTTCGGCCTCGGCCGCGAATTGTTTGCCGGCTTCCGCCAGATGGCCACCCGCGCCGACCATGGCGCCAGTGCATTTGGGTGA